The following proteins come from a genomic window of Neosynechococcus sphagnicola sy1:
- the patD gene encoding heterocyst frequency control protein PatD, giving the protein MSAPLSGTTVIPRCQQHYQTLERRLATLASLPPPDGQPPRSEHHSQAWLAEIREIQQFFRDQILCLPLDTLAISPQVQSYQTEIQKQLQLLAMDATFLQAARQPATQQQRQTQFRDRLATLNRYCRAILEMLSPES; this is encoded by the coding sequence GTGTCTGCACCCCTGTCAGGTACAACGGTGATCCCTCGGTGCCAGCAGCACTATCAGACCTTAGAACGACGGTTGGCAACACTGGCAAGCCTCCCCCCCCCCGATGGTCAACCACCGCGCTCCGAGCATCACTCGCAGGCATGGCTCGCAGAAATTAGGGAAATTCAGCAATTTTTCCGAGATCAGATCCTCTGTTTGCCCTTAGACACTCTGGCGATCTCACCGCAGGTGCAGTCCTACCAGACTGAGATTCAGAAACAGTTGCAGTTGCTAGCGATGGATGCCACGTTTCTTCAAGCCGCTCGACAACCCGCCACCCAACAACAACGTCAAACCCAATTCCGCGATCGCTTGGCAACCTTAAACCGCTACTGTAGAGCAATTCTAGAAATGCTCAGCCCAGAATCCTAG
- a CDS encoding ABC transporter ATP-binding protein — MADLLTEPLLRVESLRVAYPLPHNSSQTLHWAVDRVSLTLQPGEKLGLIGESGCGKSTLGRAALRLLPPGSALEGQIIVAGQSVLNLSPQKLRWFRGEAIALIFQDPMTRLDPLMTIGEHCIETLQAHRPQLSRKQAKARSQETLDAVKIPASRWSQYPHEFSGGMRQRVAIALALLLNPRLMVADEPTTSLDVTVAATILQELTRLCEQRQMGLLLISHDLAMVGEYCDRIAVMYQGKIVEMGGSHNGVAATSASLYPIATASCAPPPGCRHPPSPCPVRVAPVASTGFKNNTSA; from the coding sequence ATGGCAGATCTTTTGACGGAGCCATTGTTACGGGTGGAATCCCTCCGGGTTGCCTACCCGCTGCCCCACAATTCCAGCCAGACGCTTCACTGGGCGGTGGATCGGGTATCGCTGACGTTGCAACCAGGGGAAAAGTTGGGGCTGATTGGGGAATCGGGTTGTGGTAAGTCCACCTTGGGACGGGCGGCGTTGCGCCTCCTGCCTCCCGGCTCCGCCTTGGAGGGACAGATTATCGTGGCCGGACAGTCGGTCTTGAATCTGTCTCCCCAAAAACTGCGGTGGTTTCGCGGTGAGGCGATCGCCCTGATTTTTCAAGACCCCATGACCCGCCTGGATCCCCTGATGACCATTGGCGAACACTGCATTGAAACCCTGCAAGCCCACCGCCCCCAACTGTCTCGAAAGCAGGCTAAGGCGCGATCCCAGGAAACCCTGGATGCGGTCAAAATTCCTGCCAGTCGTTGGTCTCAGTATCCCCATGAATTTAGTGGTGGTATGCGACAACGGGTGGCGATCGCCCTGGCGTTACTGTTAAATCCGCGGCTGATGGTGGCAGATGAGCCGACGACGAGTTTAGATGTCACCGTGGCTGCGACCATTTTGCAAGAATTGACCCGTCTGTGTGAGCAACGGCAGATGGGGTTGCTGTTAATTTCCCATGATCTAGCCATGGTGGGGGAATACTGCGATCGCATTGCCGTGATGTATCAAGGCAAAATTGTGGAAATGGGGGGKAGCCACAACGGTGTTGCAGCAACCTCAGCATCCCTATACCCAATCGCTACTGCAAGCTGCGCTCCACCTCCAGGGTGCAGACACCCGCCATCCCCTTGTCCCGTCAGGGTCGCCCCTGTTGCGAGTACAGGATTTAAAAACAACACTTCCGCTTAG
- a CDS encoding ATP-binding cassette domain-containing protein has translation MAASDTTIKAVDGITLDLQPGEILGLVGESGCGKSTLSRTILQLLRPTAGTVEFAGTELTRLSRRALRQQRRHIQMIFSRSPCLPQPKNDGGAEHC, from the coding sequence TTGGCCGCGTCTGACACCACCATCAAGGCAGTGGATGGGATCACCCTGGATCTTCAACCCGGAGAGATCCTGGGGTTGGTAGGGGAATCGGGCTGTGGCAAAAGCACCCTCTCGCGGACGATTCTGCAATTGCTGCGTCCCACCGCTGGCACCGTTGAATTTGCCGGAACTGAGTTAACCCGATTGTCGAGGCGGGCACTGCGACAACAACGGCGGCACATCCAGATGATTTTTTCAAGATCCCCATGCCTGCCTCAACCCAAGAATGACGGTGGGGCAGAACATTGCTGA
- a CDS encoding ABC transporter ATP-binding protein translates to MTVGQNIADPLRIHQLASPSAAVAQVQRMLERVGLTPALEFSRRYPGDLSGGQQQRVAIARALITHPQLLICDEPVSMLDASVQSQVLDLMLELKQEFQLTYLFITHDLWVARFFCDRIAVMQAGKIVEIGPTGEIFTHPQHPYTQTLLSAVPLLARVAT, encoded by the coding sequence ATGACGGTGGGGCAGAACATTGCTGATCCCCTGCGGATTCATCAATTAGCCAGCCCCTCGGCAGCGGTGGCTCAGGTACAGCGGATGCTAGAGCGGGTGGGTCTCACCCCTGCCCTTGAGTTCTCTCGCCGCTATCCAGGGGATCTGTCGGGGGGGCAGCAACAACGGGTGGCGATCGCCCGAGCATTGATTACCCATCCCCAACTGCTGATCTGCGATGAACCCGTCAGTATGTTAGATGCCAGTGTCCAGAGCCAAGTTCTTGACTTGATGTTGGAGCTAAAGCAGGAATTCCAGCTCACCTATCTATTTATTACCCATGATCTCTGGGTCGCCCGCTTCTTCTGCGATCGCATTGCTGTGATGCAAGCCGGGAAGATTGTTGAGATCGGGCCTACGGGTGAAATTTTTACCCATCCCCAACACCCCTATACCCAAACCTTGCTGAGTGCCGTGCCCTTGCTGGCAAGGGTGGCAACTTGA